The proteins below are encoded in one region of Xenopus laevis strain J_2021 chromosome 8L, Xenopus_laevis_v10.1, whole genome shotgun sequence:
- the tsr2.L gene encoding pre-rRNA-processing protein TSR2 homolog, whose product MRDYVRLHGYATPTRSAPAAAAVWIDVIDNLLLQSWVRRSHRSRGSFRSLGERGVMAARSVDSRGLFREATKAVLGSWPVLQIAVENGFGGSHSQEKAEWMVGAIDQYFSSNADLEQYEVEDSIMGMMNDEFDTIVEDGSQALVAQQLCVLFSQCRQGETAAVQAKIAQLAQKKYDVRAKVQEVTPSDDEEESSDDEEEAMDCENTPGSSSAASLSGALGPSSAPKKEEEPEDDGWTVVRRKKK is encoded by the exons ATGCGTGACTACGTCCGTCTCCATGGATACGCCACGCCGACACGCTCCGCACCGGCGGCTGCGGCAGTCTGGATCGATGTGATCGACAATCTCCTCCTGCAGTCCTGGGTTCGGCGCTCGCACCGGTCACGTGGTTCCTTCAGGTCGCTAGGAGAGAGAGGTGTCATGGCGGCGCGCAGTGTTGATTCACGTGGCCTGTTCAGGGAAGCGACGAAGGCTGTTCTGGGCAGCTGGCCGGTGCTGCAG ATCGCGGTGGAGAATGGATTCGGCGGCTCTCACAGCCAGGAGAAGGCAGAGTGGATGGTTGGGGCTATTGACCAGTATTTTAGCTCTAATG CGGATCTGGAGCAGTATGAAGTGGAGGACTCCATTATGGGGATGATGAACGATGAATTTGACACAATTGTAGAAGACGGGAGCCAAGCTTTG GTGGCTCAGCAGCTGTGTGTGTTATTCTCTCAGTGCCGGCAGGGAGAAACTGCAGCGGTGCAAGCGAAAATTGCACAACTGGCTCAAAAAAAGTACGACGTCCGAGCCAAGGTGCAAGAGGTGACACCCAGCGATGATGAGGAGGAGAGCAGTGATGATGAAGAAGAG gcAATGGACTGTGAGAACACTCCAGGTTCCTCTTCGGCTGCTAGCTTGTCCGGGGCTCTTGGGCCCAGCTCGGCcccaaagaaagaggaagaaccAGAGGATGATGGCTGGACTGTGGTGCGCCGAAAAAAGAAATGA